The Methanoculleus thermophilus genome includes a window with the following:
- a CDS encoding nitrogenase component 1 translates to MVFATRDEADSALYEKRIDLSQATCPNREQRANGINIFYGKASDLIEKARSGCLQNHERGFAQSSGCSLNFYLSVRVGTIRDAATIFHAPVGCSSSALGYRELFRGVPVELGRPAEYDLHWMTTNLREKDVVYGAGDKLKKAIYEAQERYNPKAIFILTSCTTGIIGEDIEGAVADVQPHIDARLVPIHCEGVRSRIVQTGYDAFWHAVLKYLVKKPEKKQTDLVNVASMLSYTWQDRLEIQRLLGKIGLRANLIPEFATVEQFQQLSEAAVTAPLCPTYTDYLSRGLEQEYGVPYFLYPSPMGITNTDEWLRQIGKYTGKSDEVEALIEEEHRIWMPKMQAIRSEFDRIAAEKGSKVSVLGSLGQGRLLAQMPFFDELGLVSPAAMSQDYDNLILEELEEVVSRVGDFDLLVNTFQAAEQSHITTKLDPDLTLTCPFQGGAYKRIKGATRIHALRGDPHPWSAQSGYTGAVAYGNFLLQALKSRSFQKTLKEKTKDSYRDWWFKQSNPLYYMKRVV, encoded by the coding sequence ATGGTATTTGCAACACGAGATGAGGCCGATTCGGCTCTCTACGAGAAGAGGATAGACCTCTCCCAGGCGACCTGCCCCAACCGCGAACAGAGGGCGAACGGCATCAACATCTTCTACGGCAAGGCAAGCGACCTCATCGAGAAGGCCCGGTCGGGGTGCCTGCAGAACCACGAGCGTGGTTTTGCACAGTCATCCGGCTGCTCGCTGAACTTCTACCTCTCCGTCCGCGTCGGCACCATACGGGATGCTGCGACGATCTTCCACGCGCCGGTCGGGTGCTCGTCCTCGGCCCTCGGGTACCGGGAACTCTTCCGGGGGGTTCCCGTCGAGCTGGGAAGACCGGCCGAGTACGACCTCCACTGGATGACCACGAATCTGCGCGAGAAGGACGTCGTCTACGGAGCGGGGGATAAGTTGAAGAAGGCAATATACGAGGCTCAAGAGCGGTATAACCCCAAAGCCATCTTCATCCTTACCTCCTGCACCACCGGCATCATCGGGGAGGATATCGAGGGGGCGGTTGCCGACGTTCAGCCGCATATCGACGCACGGCTCGTGCCCATCCACTGTGAGGGGGTGCGCTCCAGGATCGTGCAGACCGGCTATGACGCCTTCTGGCATGCGGTGCTGAAGTATCTGGTGAAGAAGCCGGAGAAGAAGCAGACGGACCTCGTGAACGTGGCGAGTATGCTCTCGTATACCTGGCAGGACCGCCTCGAGATCCAGCGCCTGCTCGGCAAGATCGGACTCCGTGCAAACCTTATCCCGGAGTTTGCAACGGTCGAGCAGTTCCAGCAGCTCTCGGAGGCCGCCGTGACCGCACCGCTCTGCCCCACCTACACCGACTACCTCTCACGCGGGCTCGAGCAGGAGTACGGCGTACCCTACTTCCTGTACCCTTCGCCGATGGGCATCACCAACACCGACGAATGGCTCAGGCAGATCGGGAAGTACACCGGCAAGTCCGACGAAGTCGAGGCCCTCATCGAGGAGGAGCACCGGATCTGGATGCCGAAGATGCAGGCCATACGGTCCGAGTTCGACAGGATCGCCGCAGAGAAGGGCAGCAAGGTGAGCGTTCTCGGCTCGCTCGGCCAGGGGCGGCTGCTGGCGCAGATGCCCTTCTTTGACGAACTCGGACTGGTGTCGCCCGCGGCGATGTCGCAGGACTACGACAACCTGATCCTCGAAGAACTCGAGGAGGTCGTCTCCCGGGTCGGCGACTTCGACCTGCTGGTCAATACGTTCCAGGCGGCGGAGCAGTCGCATATCACGACGAAGCTCGACCCCGATCTGACGCTCACCTGCCCGTTCCAGGGAGGAGCGTACAAGCGGATCAAGGGTGCGACCCGGATCCACGCCCTGCGCGGCGACCCGCATCCCTGGAGCGCCCAGAGCGGCTATACGGGGGCGGTGGCCTACGGAAACTTCCTGCTCCAGGCATTGAAGAGCAGGTCGTTCCAGAAGACCCTCAAAGAGAAGACGAAAGACAGCTACCGCGACTGGTGGTTCAAGCAGAGCAACCCGCTGTACTACATGAAGAGGGTGGTATAA
- a CDS encoding HesA/MoeB/ThiF family protein, translating to MLSQNERERYSRQIMLFGEGGQERLKNATIIIAGAGGLGSPVSIYLAIAGVGRIILVDKDAVERTNLNRQILHHDRDIGRKKTASAEEKLRAINPEITVEVVDTTIDETNVRELVGDADGIVDAMDNFPTRYLLNRTALEKRIPLFHGAIRGLYGQATTILPGKTACLRCAFPHPPPREVFPVVGVTPGFIGMVQATEVVKYIVGMGELLANRLLLWDGERAVVEEVALERNPSCEVCGGMNQHGDAP from the coding sequence ATGCTTTCACAGAATGAACGTGAACGGTATTCACGCCAGATCATGCTCTTTGGCGAGGGAGGCCAGGAACGGCTGAAGAACGCGACGATCATCATCGCCGGGGCGGGCGGCCTCGGTTCTCCCGTATCCATCTACCTTGCGATTGCGGGGGTGGGAAGAATTATCCTCGTCGATAAGGATGCCGTGGAGCGGACGAACCTGAACCGCCAGATCCTCCACCACGACCGGGACATCGGCAGGAAGAAGACGGCATCCGCAGAGGAGAAACTGCGGGCGATCAACCCGGAGATCACCGTGGAGGTCGTCGATACGACGATAGACGAGACGAACGTGCGCGAACTCGTAGGGGATGCCGACGGGATCGTCGATGCGATGGATAACTTCCCCACCCGGTACCTGCTCAACCGGACCGCTCTCGAGAAGAGGATCCCGCTCTTTCATGGTGCAATCCGGGGACTCTACGGTCAGGCGACCACGATTCTTCCCGGAAAGACCGCATGCCTCCGGTGTGCGTTTCCCCATCCCCCGCCGAGGGAAGTCTTCCCGGTCGTCGGGGTTACGCCGGGGTTCATCGGTATGGTACAGGCCACCGAGGTGGTCAAGTACATCGTCGGGATGGGCGAGTTGCTCGCGAATCGCCTCCTCCTCTGGGATGGGGAGCGGGCCGTGGTGGAGGAGGTCGCGCTTGAACGAAACCCGTCCTGCGAGGTATGCGGCGGGATGAATCAACACGGTGATGCACCATGA
- the pdxS gene encoding pyridoxal 5'-phosphate synthase lyase subunit PdxS: MDLKDLRSGTELLKRGFASMQKGGVIMDVVNAEQARIAEEAGAVAVMALERVPADIRAAGGVARMADPEKIVEIIDAVSIPVMGKVRIGHFVEAQVLEALGVDMIDESEVLTPADEEYHIEKKRFSVPFVCGARNLGEALRRIDEGAAMIRTKGEAGTGNVVEAVRHMRAIMGEIRLLQGMSEQELINRAREIEAPADLVIECAERGRLPVVNFSAGGIATPADAALMMQLGADGVFVGSGIFKSSNPERMARAIVEAVNHYDDPAAIAGASRGLGEAMPGLDVHLLSKSETLRYRGR, translated from the coding sequence ATGGACTTAAAAGATCTCAGGTCCGGTACCGAACTCCTGAAGAGAGGGTTTGCGTCGATGCAGAAAGGCGGCGTCATCATGGATGTCGTGAACGCCGAACAGGCACGAATTGCAGAGGAGGCGGGTGCCGTTGCGGTGATGGCGCTCGAACGCGTCCCTGCCGACATCCGGGCGGCAGGCGGCGTGGCCCGGATGGCCGATCCGGAGAAGATCGTGGAGATCATCGATGCGGTCTCGATCCCGGTGATGGGCAAGGTACGGATCGGCCATTTCGTCGAGGCGCAGGTACTCGAGGCGCTCGGCGTCGATATGATCGACGAGAGCGAGGTTCTCACGCCTGCCGACGAGGAGTACCACATCGAGAAGAAGCGGTTCTCTGTCCCGTTCGTCTGCGGAGCCCGAAACCTCGGCGAAGCCCTCCGACGGATCGATGAGGGAGCGGCGATGATCCGGACAAAGGGCGAGGCCGGCACCGGCAACGTCGTCGAGGCTGTCCGGCACATGCGTGCGATCATGGGCGAGATCCGGCTCCTGCAGGGGATGAGCGAGCAGGAGTTGATCAACCGTGCTCGCGAGATAGAAGCGCCGGCGGACCTGGTCATCGAGTGCGCAGAGCGCGGCCGGCTCCCGGTGGTGAACTTCTCGGCCGGCGGGATTGCAACGCCTGCCGACGCGGCGCTGATGATGCAGCTCGGCGCCGACGGGGTCTTTGTGGGCTCGGGCATCTTCAAGTCGTCCAACCCGGAACGGATGGCAAGAGCGATCGTGGAAGCGGTGAACCACTACGACGACCCGGCGGCAATCGCCGGCGCATCCCGTGGGCTCGGCGAGGCGATGCCGGGGCTTGACGTCCACCTCCTCAGCAAAAGCGAGACGCTCCGGTACCGCGGGCGCTGA
- a CDS encoding winged helix-turn-helix transcriptional regulator has translation MNEKRLAKIGHLPPSAKLVYKVLETGGQFTQKDLIRETSLPARTVRYALNRLKEEGILIERHYFIDARQSLYGLNVPEPEVITA, from the coding sequence GTGAATGAGAAGAGACTGGCAAAGATCGGACACCTCCCGCCGTCGGCAAAACTCGTGTACAAGGTTCTCGAAACAGGCGGTCAGTTCACCCAGAAAGATCTGATCCGCGAGACCTCTCTGCCGGCGCGCACCGTGAGATACGCTCTGAACAGACTCAAAGAAGAAGGGATACTTATAGAGCGGCACTATTTCATCGACGCCCGCCAGAGCCTGTACGGACTGAACGTCCCGGAGCCGGAGGTGATAACCGCATGA
- a CDS encoding MoaD/ThiS family protein, translated as MKVTLRFFARFGELLGKDRIVDAPENTSLADLVRDAASQNGEGYGLIFDGEGKFREYVILMRNGKRVSAAAAERTPLSEGDEVAVFPPVAGG; from the coding sequence ATGAAGGTTACTCTTCGTTTCTTTGCCCGGTTCGGGGAACTCCTCGGAAAGGACCGGATCGTCGATGCACCGGAGAATACGTCGCTTGCCGATCTCGTAAGGGATGCTGCGTCGCAGAACGGCGAGGGCTACGGATTGATCTTCGACGGAGAGGGAAAGTTTCGTGAATACGTCATCCTGATGCGGAACGGTAAAAGGGTCTCTGCGGCCGCTGCAGAGAGGACACCCCTCTCCGAAGGGGACGAAGTCGCCGTCTTCCCGCCGGTTGCGGGAGGATAA
- a CDS encoding threonyl-tRNA synthetase editing domain-containing protein, with protein sequence MRILSIHADTMWYRPTKRTKMAEAVEPREERMDECVVLFCCVEKLDEKNPSYVVASAKANILDRLAKLKVSRVLIYPYAHLTNTLGSPECALSILQSLEDELRSVGVEVKRAPFGWYKEFEIRGKGHPLADLSMTICPYEGWECDFRCPHCKNPIKAVDLESPPASKTRTPPGQSIDP encoded by the coding sequence ATGAGAATACTCTCCATCCATGCGGATACTATGTGGTACCGCCCCACAAAGCGGACGAAGATGGCGGAGGCCGTTGAACCCCGGGAAGAGAGGATGGATGAATGTGTGGTTCTTTTCTGTTGCGTTGAGAAACTCGACGAGAAAAACCCGTCGTACGTCGTTGCAAGCGCGAAGGCAAACATCCTCGATCGACTCGCGAAGTTGAAGGTGAGCCGGGTTTTGATCTACCCCTATGCCCACCTCACGAACACCCTCGGCTCCCCGGAGTGTGCGCTCTCCATCCTGCAGAGCCTTGAAGACGAACTCCGCTCTGTTGGCGTCGAGGTGAAGCGGGCGCCGTTCGGCTGGTACAAGGAGTTCGAGATCCGGGGGAAAGGCCACCCGCTCGCCGATCTCTCCATGACGATCTGCCCGTACGAGGGATGGGAGTGCGACTTCCGGTGTCCGCATTGCAAAAACCCGATCAAGGCGGTCGACCTGGAATCACCTCCTGCATCCAAAACCCGGACGCCGCCGGGACAGAGCATCGACCCGTGA
- a CDS encoding nitrogenase component 1, whose translation MTDSKAEEAYGPGKVPESSAIEAPRFSCALGGALGTAVGIYGVVPILHSGAGCGIGQLFGQLYAGGQNAGGPQGGTSTPCSSLVEHHVVFGGEEKLRDLIRASTELMDGELYAVINGCVPSLIGDDVNSVVKEFREKNDIFFVRSSGFARNSYEGYELFFEGLIEDLLKPAEKIRPKTVNVFGIVPYQHVFWKGDARTIKNLLAEIGITANVFLAEFDGAAQLRDIPAAEYNIVLSTWNGHRTAKLLKEKFGTPYLTFPSVPVGPKQTAEFLRRVAKVFDISEEVVERVIAREERRVYRFIEYGGDAHMLVRPHPFFAVAADSGTAIGISRFLINELGYLPDIVQITDDPPEEVRDEIVRWLTEDLETPLKPEVVFETDAHLIRQNLLGRSFLFLFASSLEAPIALAEWGALPITVAFPALNRLVLNRTYAGFDGALTLFEEIISSFVGPL comes from the coding sequence ATGACGGATTCTAAGGCAGAAGAGGCATACGGCCCGGGGAAGGTCCCGGAGTCCTCTGCAATAGAGGCCCCCAGGTTCTCCTGCGCCCTCGGAGGAGCTCTTGGCACGGCGGTCGGGATCTACGGCGTCGTCCCCATCCTTCACTCCGGTGCCGGGTGCGGTATCGGGCAGCTCTTCGGGCAACTCTACGCCGGGGGACAGAACGCAGGCGGACCGCAGGGGGGGACCAGCACCCCCTGCTCTTCCCTGGTGGAGCACCACGTGGTATTCGGAGGTGAGGAGAAGCTCCGGGACCTGATCCGCGCGAGCACTGAGTTGATGGACGGAGAACTCTATGCGGTCATAAACGGCTGCGTCCCGTCGCTGATCGGGGACGACGTAAACTCTGTCGTCAAGGAGTTCCGCGAGAAGAATGATATCTTCTTCGTGCGGTCCTCCGGGTTTGCCAGAAACTCATACGAAGGCTATGAGCTCTTCTTCGAGGGGTTGATAGAGGATCTTCTCAAACCTGCGGAGAAGATCCGGCCAAAGACGGTGAACGTATTCGGTATCGTCCCATACCAGCATGTCTTCTGGAAAGGCGATGCGCGGACCATTAAGAACCTTCTCGCCGAGATCGGGATAACGGCCAATGTCTTCCTCGCGGAATTCGACGGGGCGGCTCAGCTGCGTGACATTCCTGCTGCAGAGTACAACATCGTGCTCTCCACCTGGAACGGCCACCGGACGGCGAAACTCCTGAAAGAGAAGTTCGGCACACCGTACCTGACCTTCCCTTCGGTCCCCGTGGGGCCGAAGCAGACTGCGGAGTTTCTGCGCAGGGTGGCAAAGGTCTTCGATATATCGGAAGAGGTTGTCGAGCGCGTGATCGCGCGGGAAGAGCGGCGGGTGTACCGGTTCATCGAATACGGAGGCGATGCCCACATGCTTGTCCGGCCGCACCCGTTCTTTGCGGTTGCGGCGGATTCGGGGACTGCGATCGGCATCTCGCGCTTCCTCATCAATGAGCTTGGCTACCTGCCGGATATCGTCCAGATCACCGACGACCCGCCCGAGGAGGTGCGTGACGAGATTGTCAGGTGGCTCACAGAAGACCTTGAAACCCCTCTCAAACCGGAGGTGGTCTTCGAGACAGATGCGCATCTTATACGGCAGAACTTGTTGGGAAGATCGTTCCTGTTCCTGTTTGCAAGTTCCCTCGAAGCCCCTATTGCTCTCGCGGAGTGGGGCGCGCTCCCCATCACCGTCGCGTTCCCTGCATTGAACCGGCTCGTCCTGAATCGGACCTACGCCGGGTTCGACGGAGCCTTGACCCTGTTTGAAGAGATCATCAGTTCGTTTGTCGGGCCTCTGTGA
- a CDS encoding GNAT family N-acetyltransferase — translation MRETAIKFQLARKGDLPVIAEIYNYYSHHTTATFHDGDITPAELSKDYPPGDQVYRAYLILDGEEIQGYCGVRRYKNLRAYDRTVEISIYLKPEHTGRGIGKIALSFLEDHARRAGIRVILGTVTGENHASTRLFEAAGYSRCAHLRNVGEIAGKVLDVVMYQKEL, via the coding sequence GTGAGAGAGACGGCAATAAAATTTCAGTTGGCCCGGAAAGGCGATCTCCCGGTCATTGCAGAGATTTACAACTATTATAGCCATCACACGACCGCGACGTTTCACGACGGGGATATCACCCCGGCGGAGTTGAGCAAGGACTACCCGCCGGGCGATCAGGTCTATCGGGCGTACCTGATCCTGGACGGTGAAGAAATCCAGGGATATTGCGGGGTGCGCAGGTACAAAAATTTGCGGGCATATGACAGAACTGTGGAGATCTCGATCTACTTAAAGCCGGAGCATACCGGTAGGGGGATCGGGAAGATCGCTCTCTCTTTCCTTGAGGATCACGCGAGGAGGGCAGGGATACGTGTGATCCTGGGAACAGTCACGGGTGAGAACCATGCGAGCACCAGGCTATTTGAGGCGGCGGGTTATTCCCGATGCGCTCACCTCCGGAACGTCGGAGAGATAGCGGGGAAGGTCCTCGATGTCGTGATGTACCAGAAGGAGCTCTAG
- a CDS encoding nucleotide-binding protein — protein sequence MTKIRSVAIYGKGGIGKSTTTSNLSAALADMGKRVIQIGCDPKSDSTNNLRGGRSIPTVLDAIRSGKPVELDDIVYEGFGGVLCIEAGGPEPGVGCAGRGIIAAIELLRQKKVFEEYKPDVVLYDVLGDVVCGGFSVPIREGVAEQVYTVTSADFMAIYAANNLFKGIQKYASSGGALFSGIIANSVTLPVQREIIDDFASRTGTTIAEYVPRSDTITRSELLGQTAIEYDPDSTQAEVYRSLARTLLKNEERYVPKPLEAAELKVWAESWSDRLLTKKNDARSGSGSREIASTST from the coding sequence ATGACGAAGATCCGAAGTGTTGCCATCTATGGCAAAGGCGGAATCGGAAAATCGACGACGACATCCAATCTCAGCGCAGCCCTTGCCGATATGGGAAAACGCGTCATCCAGATCGGATGCGACCCAAAGAGCGACTCGACCAACAACCTCCGTGGAGGGAGATCGATCCCGACGGTCCTCGATGCCATCAGGAGCGGAAAGCCGGTCGAGCTGGATGATATCGTCTACGAAGGGTTCGGCGGCGTCCTCTGCATAGAGGCCGGGGGCCCGGAGCCGGGCGTCGGCTGCGCCGGACGCGGGATCATCGCTGCAATCGAGCTCCTCCGGCAGAAGAAGGTCTTTGAGGAGTACAAGCCGGACGTCGTCCTCTACGACGTCCTTGGAGACGTGGTCTGCGGCGGTTTCTCCGTCCCCATCCGCGAGGGCGTCGCCGAGCAGGTCTACACGGTGACGTCTGCGGACTTCATGGCCATCTACGCTGCAAACAACCTCTTCAAGGGGATACAGAAGTACGCCAGCAGCGGGGGTGCGCTCTTCTCCGGCATCATCGCCAACTCGGTGACGCTGCCGGTACAGCGGGAGATCATCGATGATTTCGCGTCACGGACCGGCACCACCATTGCAGAGTACGTCCCGCGGTCCGATACGATCACCCGGAGCGAACTTCTGGGCCAGACCGCAATCGAGTACGATCCGGACTCAACGCAGGCAGAAGTGTATCGCAGTCTCGCAAGAACGCTGCTGAAGAACGAGGAGAGGTACGTGCCAAAGCCGCTCGAGGCAGCGGAACTGAAAGTGTGGGCGGAGTCGTGGTCAGATCGGCTCCTTACGAAGAAGAACGACGCGCGGTCGGGTTCCGGGTCACGGGAGATAGCCTCGACGAGCACGTAG
- the pscS gene encoding O-phospho-L-seryl-tRNA:Cys-tRNA synthase: protein MSIRVQKTFEALFALEDLREIFRGSLPTGLDEEEEKAFRAKIADLKSIIAELEEDRGTPRTTMIADTIPLRSREEEYINIQPIQAAGRLTPEARKALISYGDGYSTCDACRKPFRLDKITKPSIAAFHEDLAKFVNMDQARVVPGARRGFQAVASTLVSKGDPVIVSALAHYTEFLAVEEAGGVVKEVPLDAGNRVTADATAEKIEEVVRESGKTPALVMIDHYDYQFANQHDVRGIAKVAHQYDIPFLYNGAYTVGVMPVDGKAIGADFVVGSGHKSMASVAPSGVLATTDEWAPKVLRTTAMVGDVTNRKFGIKEVEMLGCTLMGGTLLSMMASFPAVKERVNHWDEEVKKSNYFIDALLAIEGSKVLSEYPRKHTLTKVDTTGSFDAVAATHKRRGFFLSDELSKRGIVGEFAGATRTWKLNTYGLSWKQVRYLAEAFQEIAAKYDLPITT, encoded by the coding sequence ATGAGTATTAGAGTCCAGAAGACGTTCGAAGCCCTCTTCGCCCTTGAGGACCTGCGGGAGATCTTTCGTGGTTCGCTCCCGACCGGCCTTGACGAGGAGGAAGAGAAGGCGTTCCGCGCTAAGATCGCGGATCTGAAGTCCATCATCGCGGAGCTTGAAGAAGACCGGGGTACTCCCCGCACCACGATGATCGCCGATACCATTCCCCTCCGCTCGCGGGAAGAGGAATACATCAATATCCAGCCGATCCAGGCGGCGGGCCGGCTCACCCCGGAGGCGAGAAAGGCCCTGATCTCGTACGGCGACGGCTACTCCACCTGTGACGCCTGCCGAAAGCCCTTCCGGCTCGATAAGATCACGAAGCCCTCCATTGCGGCGTTCCACGAGGACCTCGCGAAGTTCGTGAACATGGACCAGGCGCGGGTCGTCCCCGGCGCACGACGCGGGTTCCAGGCAGTCGCCTCCACGCTCGTCTCGAAGGGCGATCCCGTCATCGTCTCGGCCCTCGCCCATTACACGGAGTTCCTGGCCGTGGAAGAAGCGGGAGGCGTCGTGAAGGAGGTGCCGCTTGACGCCGGCAATCGCGTCACGGCGGATGCAACGGCGGAGAAGATCGAGGAGGTCGTCCGGGAGAGCGGAAAAACCCCGGCCCTCGTGATGATCGACCATTACGACTACCAGTTCGCAAACCAGCACGACGTCCGGGGGATCGCGAAGGTCGCGCACCAGTACGACATCCCGTTCCTCTACAACGGTGCCTACACGGTCGGCGTCATGCCGGTCGACGGCAAGGCAATCGGGGCCGACTTCGTCGTCGGCTCCGGACACAAGAGTATGGCATCGGTCGCGCCGTCCGGAGTGCTGGCGACGACCGATGAATGGGCACCGAAAGTGCTGCGCACCACCGCGATGGTCGGCGACGTCACCAACCGGAAGTTCGGGATCAAGGAGGTGGAGATGCTCGGGTGCACCCTGATGGGGGGGACCCTGCTCTCGATGATGGCCTCGTTCCCCGCCGTCAAGGAGCGGGTCAACCACTGGGACGAAGAGGTGAAGAAGTCAAACTACTTCATCGACGCCCTCCTCGCCATCGAGGGCTCAAAGGTCCTCTCCGAGTACCCGAGAAAGCATACGCTCACCAAGGTCGACACCACCGGGAGTTTCGATGCGGTCGCCGCGACCCACAAGCGACGGGGCTTCTTCCTCTCCGACGAACTCTCAAAGCGCGGGATCGTCGGAGAGTTCGCAGGAGCAACGCGCACCTGGAAACTCAACACCTATGGCCTCTCCTGGAAGCAGGTCCGCTATCTCGCGGAGGCCTTCCAGGAGATCGCCGCAAAATACGATCTCCCCATCACCACGTAA
- a CDS encoding O-acetylhomoserine aminocarboxypropyltransferase/cysteine synthase family protein encodes MAEKAFRLGTTAIHAGQEPDPTTGSRAVPIYQTSSYVFKDTNHAANLFALKELGNIYTRLMNPTTDVFEKRVAAIEGGRAAVAVASGQAAITYALLAVTRPGDEIVAADNLYGGTYELFNYTFPKLGRKVIFVDSADPEAFSAAITDKTRAVYAESIGNPKLDVPDFEAIAAIAHEAGVPFVVDNTTAVGLVRPIEYGADIVVHSATKYIGGHGNSIGGTIVDSGNFAWNNGKFPEFTEPDPSYHGLRFWEAFGNFPGLGNVALAFKIRVQLLRDTGAALSPFNAWLFLLGLETLHLRVERHSENALAVARFLKDHPKVAWVNYPGLPEHRSHALATKYLSGNYGPIVGFGVKGGEAAGKKFIERLRLFSHLANIGDSKSLVIHPATTTHQQLAPEEQQATGVTPDYIRLAIGTEDIEDIIEDLDQALEGV; translated from the coding sequence ATGGCAGAGAAAGCATTTCGTTTAGGGACAACTGCAATCCATGCAGGACAGGAGCCCGACCCCACGACCGGGTCGCGGGCGGTACCGATCTATCAGACCTCGTCGTATGTCTTCAAAGACACGAACCACGCCGCGAACCTCTTCGCGCTCAAAGAACTCGGGAACATCTACACCCGGCTCATGAACCCGACGACCGACGTCTTTGAGAAACGCGTCGCGGCTATCGAAGGGGGCCGTGCGGCCGTTGCGGTCGCTTCCGGCCAGGCGGCGATAACCTACGCCCTCCTTGCGGTCACGCGGCCGGGCGACGAGATCGTCGCTGCCGACAATCTCTACGGCGGGACCTACGAGCTCTTCAACTACACGTTCCCGAAACTCGGGCGCAAGGTGATCTTCGTCGATTCGGCCGACCCGGAGGCGTTTTCGGCGGCCATCACCGACAAAACGCGGGCGGTTTACGCGGAGTCGATCGGGAACCCGAAACTCGACGTTCCAGACTTTGAGGCGATCGCGGCGATCGCCCACGAGGCCGGGGTGCCGTTCGTCGTCGACAACACGACGGCGGTTGGGCTCGTCCGACCGATCGAGTACGGTGCGGATATCGTCGTCCACTCGGCGACGAAGTACATCGGCGGCCACGGGAACTCGATCGGCGGAACCATCGTCGATTCGGGGAACTTTGCCTGGAACAACGGGAAGTTCCCCGAGTTCACCGAGCCCGATCCGAGTTACCACGGGCTCCGGTTCTGGGAGGCGTTCGGGAACTTCCCGGGGCTCGGCAACGTCGCGCTGGCCTTCAAGATCCGCGTCCAGCTCCTCCGGGACACCGGGGCGGCGCTCTCCCCCTTCAACGCCTGGCTCTTCCTGCTCGGGCTCGAGACGCTTCACCTCCGGGTCGAGCGCCACTCCGAGAATGCTCTCGCGGTCGCCCGGTTCCTCAAGGACCACCCGAAGGTCGCCTGGGTGAACTACCCCGGCCTTCCCGAGCACCGGAGCCACGCCCTCGCAACGAAGTACCTTTCCGGGAACTACGGCCCGATCGTCGGGTTCGGGGTCAAAGGAGGAGAGGCTGCCGGGAAAAAATTCATCGAGCGACTCAGGCTCTTCTCGCACCTGGCAAACATCGGGGACTCAAAGAGCCTGGTCATCCACCCGGCGACGACCACGCACCAGCAGCTCGCTCCGGAGGAGCAGCAGGCGACCGGGGTCACCCCCGACTACATCCGGCTCGCCATCGGCACCGAGGATATCGAGGACATCATCGAAGACCTCGATCAGGCGCTGGAGGGCGTGTAG